A single window of Syntrophotalea acetylenica DNA harbors:
- the pilM gene encoding type IV pilus biogenesis protein PilM yields MKFFFGNSTSASGLTGISREVGGVGLVHVTGAIDSPHLACCAFVEGEDSRCDAFLQEEVKRRGLAKSRGVGVLSFNTYGLFQVAPPAVPDAELRDAVRWQIKDLIEFPLDEAVVDVFRVGLDARREGTKNAYVVAARQAVVRQMALMMRQARLKIEAIDIPELSLRNLATLLPEDERGVSLLFLGVHSGVVIVCRAGRLQLARDIPFGTDALSAQDADFQERLGLLALDIQRSLDFYESSFRQTPVAALYLLPTVEPVKGLLQELQSRLGTPVKPFVLADLLSGDSLDLAAADRCLLAVGAALRRDREGA; encoded by the coding sequence TTGAAATTCTTTTTCGGAAATTCGACGTCGGCGAGCGGTTTGACGGGGATTTCCCGGGAAGTCGGTGGCGTGGGACTGGTGCATGTCACGGGAGCGATTGACAGCCCGCATCTGGCCTGTTGTGCTTTCGTGGAGGGTGAGGATAGTCGTTGCGATGCCTTTCTTCAGGAGGAGGTCAAGCGCAGGGGCCTGGCGAAAAGCCGCGGCGTCGGCGTGCTTTCTTTCAACACCTACGGCCTGTTTCAGGTAGCCCCTCCCGCCGTTCCGGATGCCGAACTGCGGGATGCGGTTCGCTGGCAGATCAAGGATCTCATCGAATTTCCACTTGATGAAGCGGTTGTCGATGTTTTCCGGGTGGGTCTCGACGCGCGCCGTGAGGGCACTAAAAACGCATATGTGGTCGCTGCCAGGCAGGCAGTGGTGCGGCAAATGGCCCTGATGATGCGCCAGGCACGCCTGAAAATCGAAGCCATCGACATTCCCGAATTGTCGCTGCGAAACCTCGCCACCTTGCTTCCGGAGGATGAAAGGGGCGTGTCTCTGCTCTTTCTCGGGGTCCACAGCGGCGTGGTGATCGTGTGTCGCGCCGGTCGCCTGCAGCTGGCCCGGGACATTCCTTTCGGGACCGACGCACTGTCCGCCCAAGACGCCGATTTTCAGGAGCGTCTGGGGTTGCTGGCACTGGACATCCAGCGATCTCTTGATTTCTATGAAAGCAGCTTTCGGCAAACCCCTGTCGCGGCGCTGTATCTTCTCCCCACCGTGGAACCAGTCAAGGGACTTCTGCAGGAACTGCAGTCCCGACTCGGCACCCCTGTAAAACCCTTCGTTCTTGCAGACTTGCTTAGCGGCGACAGCCTCGATCTGGCAGCTGCCGACCGCTGTCTGCTGGCTGTCGGTGCCGCATTGCGCAGGGATCGGGAGGGCGCATGA
- a CDS encoding GspE/PulE family protein, producing MTVRKKIRIGELLVQHGIISEEQLHLALAEQKRTGSKLGHTLVELGYLSLTGFLKFLGQQLQIPFIDLRHYQYKSETVRLLPEIYARRFRALVLAEERDGLLVGMADPTDIFAFDELRRILKRPVKLAVVGEDELLDIVDRIYRRTDEIIHIAGELSEELGEGGIDLESLLSGSDVEDAPVVRLLHTLFEDAVQVGASDIHIEPDETVLRIRQRIDGLLHEQVMKEKRIGAALVSRLKLMSGLDISERRLPQDGRFNIRVRGRSIDIRLSTMPLQYGESVVMRLLDQSGGLLSLEQIGMPDTMLQRFRTLVQRPHGLVLVTGPTGSGKTTTLYGALNTLNDAGKKIITVEDPVEYRLPRINQVQVQHRIDLSFARILRAALRQDPDIVMVGEMRDQETAQIGLRAAMTGHLVLSTLHTNDAISTALRLLDMGAEGFVVGSSLLAILAQRLVRRICESCVEDDPLDAGQRSWLAAMVGPQSLGQRFRRGAGCPRCHNTGYHGRIGVFELLRIDTPLADALRRSDSAGFARLARCQPGFVGLSMAAYDYACQGITSMEEVLRVSGQLEDLDPVAGDPAGYVLNEDGEHAPVPIPGT from the coding sequence GTGACGGTACGCAAAAAAATACGCATCGGCGAGCTTCTGGTCCAGCACGGCATCATCAGCGAGGAACAGCTGCATCTGGCGCTGGCCGAGCAGAAGCGCACCGGCAGCAAGCTCGGCCACACGCTGGTCGAGCTGGGTTATCTGAGCCTGACCGGCTTTCTGAAGTTTCTCGGCCAGCAGTTGCAGATTCCCTTCATCGATCTGCGTCACTATCAGTACAAGTCGGAGACGGTGCGCCTGCTGCCGGAAATCTATGCCCGGCGGTTCCGCGCCCTGGTGCTGGCGGAGGAGCGTGACGGCCTGCTGGTGGGCATGGCCGATCCGACGGATATTTTCGCTTTCGACGAGCTGCGGCGCATTCTCAAGCGGCCCGTGAAGCTGGCCGTGGTCGGCGAGGATGAACTGCTCGATATCGTCGACCGCATCTACCGTCGTACCGACGAAATCATCCACATCGCCGGCGAACTCAGCGAGGAACTCGGCGAAGGCGGCATCGACCTGGAGTCGTTGCTGTCGGGCAGTGATGTCGAGGACGCGCCGGTGGTGCGACTGCTGCATACCCTGTTCGAGGATGCCGTGCAGGTCGGCGCTTCCGACATCCATATCGAACCGGATGAAACGGTGCTGCGCATCCGGCAGCGCATCGACGGCCTGCTGCATGAGCAGGTCATGAAGGAAAAACGCATCGGCGCGGCGCTGGTGTCGCGGTTGAAGCTGATGAGCGGCCTCGATATCTCCGAACGGCGCCTGCCGCAGGACGGGCGTTTCAATATCCGCGTGCGCGGCCGCAGCATCGACATCCGCCTCTCGACCATGCCGCTGCAATACGGCGAGTCGGTGGTCATGCGTCTGCTCGATCAGTCCGGCGGCCTGTTGAGCCTGGAACAGATCGGCATGCCGGACACCATGCTGCAGCGGTTTCGCACCCTTGTTCAGCGGCCCCACGGTCTGGTACTGGTTACCGGCCCGACCGGCAGCGGCAAGACCACCACGCTGTACGGTGCTCTGAATACCCTCAACGACGCCGGCAAGAAGATCATCACCGTCGAGGATCCCGTCGAATACCGCCTGCCGCGCATCAATCAGGTGCAGGTGCAACACCGCATCGATCTGTCCTTCGCCCGCATACTGCGGGCCGCTTTGCGGCAGGACCCCGACATCGTCATGGTCGGCGAAATGCGCGACCAGGAAACCGCCCAGATCGGCCTGCGCGCCGCCATGACCGGCCATCTGGTGCTCTCCACCCTGCACACCAACGATGCCATCAGCACCGCTCTGCGGCTTCTGGACATGGGCGCCGAAGGATTTGTGGTCGGCAGCTCCCTGCTGGCCATTTTGGCCCAGCGTCTGGTGCGGCGCATCTGTGAAAGCTGCGTCGAAGACGATCCTCTCGATGCCGGACAGCGCAGCTGGCTGGCCGCCATGGTCGGGCCACAGTCTCTGGGACAGCGGTTCAGACGCGGCGCCGGCTGTCCCCGCTGTCACAATACCGGCTATCACGGCCGCATCGGTGTTTTTGAGCTGCTGCGGATCGACACGCCGCTGGCCGATGCGCTGCGGCGCAGCGACAGCGCCGGCTTTGCGCGGCTGGCTCGCTGCCAACCGGGATTTGTGGGGTTGTCCATGGCCGCTTACGACTATGCCTGCCAGGGGATCACCAGCATGGAAGAAGTGCTGCGTGTCTCCGGGCAGCTCGAAGACCTGGATCCTGTTGCCGGCGATCCGGCCGGTTATGTACTGAATGAGGATGGTGAGCATGCCCCGGTTCCGATACCAGGCACGTAG
- a CDS encoding YcbK family protein, giving the protein MNRRQFLKTSLAVTGSMLLPWPALASLAGTPRRSLSLYNTHTGEHLRKIVYWENGAYLPEQLQQINHLLRDHRTGEVKTIDPRLFDILNGLQSKTAGDAPFEIISGYRSPATNHKLQSHSRGVAKNSLHMVGQAIDIRLPGYPLGKLRKAAISMKQGGVGYYPQSNFIHLDTGRVRCW; this is encoded by the coding sequence ATGAATCGAAGACAATTTCTAAAAACAAGCCTGGCCGTCACCGGCAGCATGCTTTTGCCCTGGCCGGCACTGGCCAGCCTTGCCGGCACGCCCCGTCGCAGCCTGTCTCTCTACAACACCCATACCGGTGAACACCTTCGTAAAATCGTCTATTGGGAGAATGGAGCATACCTGCCGGAACAGTTGCAGCAGATCAATCACCTGTTGCGGGACCATCGAACCGGCGAAGTCAAAACCATTGACCCGAGGCTGTTTGACATTCTCAACGGACTGCAGAGCAAAACCGCGGGTGACGCACCGTTTGAAATCATTTCCGGCTATCGTTCTCCCGCCACCAACCACAAACTGCAGTCCCACTCCCGGGGCGTGGCCAAAAACAGCCTGCACATGGTCGGACAGGCTATTGATATCCGCCTGCCCGGATACCCCCTCGGCAAACTCCGCAAGGCCGCTATCTCCATGAAACAGGGCGGCGTCGGCTATTATCCGCAATCCAATTTCATTCATCTCGACACCGGCCGCGTGCGCTGCTGGTAA
- a CDS encoding type II secretion system F family protein — protein MPRFRYQARSAAGALLEGTMEAVNAALVADQLLANGSTPVRIAEESGNTPSPSVLTWQFGGRRINSADLILFCRQMYSLTRAGVPLLRALRGMTESACKPIMVETLQAVLEDLEGGRDLSGAMRRHPGVFPPLVVNMIQVGESSGRLDTSFSEVATYLTREKQTADQIRAALRYPTFVLVAISVAIAIITLFVIPAFEKLFRGHGAQLPLPTRAILGISNFAVSWWWAILIALVAGFFSWRAWVRTERGAMVRDRFKLRLPVVGSIIHRAVLVRFARGFAMGYGAGMPLIQSLTLTAQAVGNSYVQQRLGKLRRGVEHGDTLTRSAAASEMFTPLVLQMLAVGEEAGSVDTMLLEISDFYERGIEYDISRLSSAIEPILIVIIGAMVLVLALGVFLPMWNMASVMRGG, from the coding sequence ATGCCCCGGTTCCGATACCAGGCACGTAGCGCCGCTGGCGCACTGCTCGAAGGGACCATGGAGGCGGTAAACGCCGCACTGGTTGCCGACCAGTTGCTGGCGAACGGATCGACGCCGGTGCGCATTGCGGAAGAATCCGGCAACACCCCTTCGCCTTCGGTTTTGACCTGGCAATTCGGCGGGCGGCGCATCAACTCCGCAGACCTGATCCTGTTCTGTCGTCAGATGTACAGCCTCACCAGGGCCGGGGTGCCGCTGCTGCGGGCCCTGCGCGGCATGACCGAATCGGCCTGCAAGCCGATCATGGTGGAGACCCTGCAAGCGGTACTGGAGGATCTCGAAGGCGGCCGCGACCTGTCCGGGGCGATGCGGCGGCACCCCGGGGTTTTTCCGCCCCTGGTGGTCAACATGATTCAGGTCGGCGAAAGCAGCGGGCGGCTCGATACATCGTTCAGCGAGGTCGCGACCTATCTGACCCGCGAGAAGCAGACCGCCGACCAGATTCGGGCGGCGCTGCGCTATCCGACGTTTGTGCTGGTGGCCATCTCCGTGGCCATCGCCATCATTACCCTGTTCGTCATACCGGCTTTCGAAAAACTGTTCAGAGGACACGGCGCCCAATTGCCTTTGCCGACCCGCGCCATTCTTGGCATCTCCAACTTTGCCGTGTCCTGGTGGTGGGCCATCCTTATCGCCCTGGTCGCCGGCTTTTTCAGCTGGCGCGCCTGGGTTCGCACCGAACGGGGCGCAATGGTCCGGGACCGGTTCAAGCTGCGCCTGCCGGTGGTTGGCAGCATCATCCATCGGGCTGTTCTGGTGCGCTTCGCACGGGGTTTCGCCATGGGCTACGGCGCCGGGATGCCGCTTATCCAGTCCCTGACCCTGACCGCCCAGGCGGTGGGCAACAGTTACGTGCAGCAGCGCCTCGGCAAGCTGCGGCGCGGCGTCGAGCACGGCGATACCCTGACGCGCAGCGCCGCCGCCAGCGAGATGTTTACCCCGCTGGTGCTGCAGATGCTGGCGGTCGGCGAGGAGGCCGGCTCCGTCGATACCATGCTGCTGGAGATCAGCGACTTCTATGAACGTGGGATTGAATACGACATCAGCCGCCTGTCCAGCGCCATCGAGCCGATCCTGATCGTCATCATCGGCGCCATGGTGCTGGTGCTGGCTCTGGGCGTGTTCTTGCCCATGTGGAA
- a CDS encoding type II secretion system protein GspM, producing the protein MKAYAEKLRQWAAWLDSCSLRERILLAIVVLVVAGFAADSLFFHPRAVRNRQLQEEIAGLQTALAELDRQAAAIEARAKEDPNREKRAQQQQLQQELTELDGRLKAMTVDLVPPRDMAEMLRQILVRQQGLTLVSLENLPPEDLLSVSEKKPAGQQSSPITLYRHPVRIVVSGSYLQAMNYLKDLERMPGKLFWDSIEITVGAYPATEIMVTVHTLSREKRWIGV; encoded by the coding sequence ATGAAGGCGTACGCAGAGAAACTCCGACAGTGGGCCGCCTGGCTCGATAGCTGCAGTCTTCGGGAGCGAATCCTGCTGGCCATCGTGGTTCTTGTTGTGGCGGGGTTCGCTGCCGACAGCCTGTTTTTTCACCCCAGGGCGGTTCGGAATCGCCAGCTGCAGGAGGAGATCGCCGGCCTCCAGACTGCCCTCGCCGAACTGGATCGCCAGGCCGCGGCGATCGAAGCCCGGGCCAAGGAAGATCCGAACCGGGAGAAGCGAGCCCAACAGCAGCAGTTGCAGCAGGAGTTGACGGAACTCGACGGGCGCCTCAAGGCTATGACCGTCGACCTGGTTCCGCCGCGTGACATGGCGGAGATGCTGAGGCAGATTCTGGTGCGGCAGCAGGGATTGACGCTGGTCAGCCTGGAAAACCTGCCGCCGGAGGATCTGCTGTCGGTATCGGAAAAAAAACCGGCCGGCCAGCAGAGCTCGCCCATTACGCTGTACCGCCATCCGGTGCGAATCGTCGTATCCGGATCCTATCTGCAGGCAATGAATTACCTGAAGGATCTTGAGCGGATGCCCGGAAAGTTGTTCTGGGACAGTATTGAAATTACGGTGGGGGCCTATCCGGCAACCGAAATAATGGTGACGGTCCATACCCTGAGTCGTGAAAAGAGGTGGATAGGTGTTTAG